The Pseudomonadota bacterium genome includes the window TTCACGAGAGGCCACCCTCCATGGTTCCCTCTGGTCGCTGATTCGACGGAGGGCATCATGGCTGCGCTGGAGATACGCAAGGACCGCACACCGGTCGTTCTTCGCAAGCTCGCCAAGGCCGAGAGCGACGTCCGCGTGGCGCGGCGCATTCTGGCGATCGCCAACGCGCTCGACGGCATGGGCCGTGCGGAGGCGGCCCGCTCGGCGGGCATGGATCGCCAGACCCTGCGCGATTGGGTGCTGCGCTACAATGAGCACGGGATCGACGGTCTCGCCGATCGCTGGAACGGCGGACGCCCGCCGAGGTTCGACGCGGACGAGCAAGCCGAGCTGATGCGTCTCGTGCTCGATGGGCCGGCCCCGGAGGCCAGCGGACTTTCGGCCTACACGCTCGAGGACCTGGCCGATATCTGCGAGCGGCGCTTCGGCAAGCGGATGCATCCCTGGTCGCTCGGACGGCTGCTGAAGCGTCTCGGCTTCTCGCGACAGAAGACGCGTCCGCGCCATCCGCAAAAAGACCCGGCCGCACAAGCGGCCTTTAAAAAGAGCCCCGGCGCTGCTCAGAAAAATTCAGCGTACGCATAAAAGCAAGAAGGTCCGGCTCTTCTTCCAGGACGAGGCGCGCATCGGGCAGAAGGGCCGAACGTGCCATGTGTGGTGGAAGCGCGGCGAGCGTCCACCGGGCCTCAGCGACAAGCGCTTCACCTTCGCCTACATCTTCGCTTGCGTCGAGCCCGGCACCGACAACGCCTTCGCGCTCGTCATGCCGTACGTGAATACGCAGGC containing:
- a CDS encoding IS630 family transposase; this translates as FTRGHPPWFPLVADSTEGIMAALEIRKDRTPVVLRKLAKAESDVRVARRILAIANALDGMGRAEAARSAGMDRQTLRDWVLRYNEHGIDGLADRWNGGRPPRFDADEQAELMRLVLDGPAPEASGLSAYTLEDLADICERRFGKRMHPWSLGRLLKRLGFSRQKTRPRHPQKDPAAQAAFKKSPGAAQKNSAYA